The following coding sequences lie in one Candidatus Nitrospira allomarina genomic window:
- a CDS encoding COG3014 family protein — protein sequence MSHYAKVERSLVAGNSAQAVTIIQSAEADYGDKNHLLYLLDQGMVLHLAEQYVESNKVLEEAYTLVEDLYTRHLRDEASALLVNEAQRPFEGAPYEHVMINVVKALNYAALQQWNEALVEGRRIDHRLNVLHDKEEGKETYQEDPFARYLVGLLYDITGDLNNAYVGYRKAEQVYEDSRAWSHVVFPDILKADLIRTAERLGLSDEVQQYREKYPEVSIASVSDGLYSQAQLIVISYHGQGPKKEDVIIDVPVSLDALYLVALTKPWFGRSTRDTRGGESLLYGIHGQIARIVLPRLTVKKPSLAHDVIEGTNQTASFKTQSERVYDIAAVAEKNLSDDYNGLVLRAVARSAMKMAAAEGITIGARAAAGRNNQDWVGLLVGSIARIFALATEEADIRSWRTLPGELQLTRLWVEPGDYSVAIQSMDYRGRKAGESQHHRLQLMKGETTLVIHQSFQ from the coding sequence ATGTCCCACTATGCCAAGGTAGAGCGTAGTCTGGTGGCAGGGAATTCAGCCCAGGCTGTTACGATTATTCAATCGGCAGAGGCAGACTATGGAGACAAAAATCACTTGCTCTATTTACTGGATCAGGGCATGGTGCTCCATTTGGCCGAACAGTATGTTGAAAGCAATAAAGTCCTGGAAGAGGCGTATACTCTGGTTGAAGACTTATATACCAGGCATCTGCGAGACGAGGCCTCGGCCCTGCTCGTGAATGAGGCTCAACGGCCCTTTGAAGGGGCTCCTTATGAACATGTCATGATTAACGTGGTGAAGGCGCTGAACTATGCGGCCCTCCAACAGTGGAATGAGGCGTTGGTGGAGGGACGGAGGATTGATCACCGTCTCAATGTGCTTCATGACAAGGAAGAGGGAAAGGAGACCTACCAAGAAGATCCGTTTGCTCGGTATTTGGTCGGGCTGCTCTATGACATTACCGGCGATCTCAATAATGCCTATGTCGGATATCGAAAGGCTGAACAAGTTTATGAGGACAGTCGGGCGTGGTCCCATGTTGTTTTTCCGGATATTCTGAAAGCTGACCTGATTCGAACGGCCGAACGATTGGGCTTGTCTGATGAAGTCCAACAATATCGGGAGAAATATCCGGAAGTCAGTATTGCTTCAGTCTCAGATGGCCTCTACTCCCAGGCCCAACTCATTGTGATCAGTTACCATGGCCAGGGACCTAAGAAAGAAGATGTCATTATTGATGTTCCTGTGAGTCTAGACGCCTTGTACCTGGTGGCCCTTACCAAGCCCTGGTTTGGCCGGAGTACTCGGGACACCAGAGGCGGGGAGTCTCTGTTGTATGGCATTCACGGACAAATCGCGCGAATTGTCTTGCCCCGGTTGACGGTGAAAAAACCCTCGTTAGCCCATGATGTGATCGAAGGCACAAATCAGACTGCCAGTTTTAAAACCCAATCGGAGCGCGTATATGATATTGCCGCCGTAGCCGAAAAAAACCTGTCCGATGATTATAATGGACTCGTGCTCCGGGCAGTTGCCCGATCCGCCATGAAAATGGCGGCGGCTGAAGGCATCACCATTGGGGCCAGAGCGGCCGCTGGCCGGAACAATCAGGATTGGGTCGGCTTGTTAGTGGGGTCGATTGCCAGAATTTTTGCCCTGGCCACAGAAGAAGCCGATATTCGATCGTGGCGAACTCTTCCAGGCGAGCTTCAGTTGACACGACTCTGGGTTGAACCGGGTGACTATTCCGTGGCTATCCAGTCCATGGATTACCGGGGACGGAAGGCTGGAGAGTCTCAACATCATCGGCTTCAACTTATGAAAGGCGAAACCACGCTTGTCATTCACCAGAGTTTCCAATAA
- a CDS encoding DUF3015 family protein: protein MIQSVKTFQGLAALGVFLLGISSGCTFKATLDTTSDTATNFLSSTSGKAWWTEDGLVKHGEHARAFVVTNHDVLLEEIAQGHGEYVQAFGTILGVPSHYQAHFQELIQNEYPVLVEIPIFLGDDQLNRFIGHAKQAGIDSSSSNL from the coding sequence ATGATACAAAGCGTTAAAACGTTTCAAGGTCTTGCGGCATTAGGAGTTTTTCTGTTGGGGATTTCTTCCGGTTGTACCTTCAAGGCCACACTCGATACCACTTCGGATACCGCCACCAATTTTTTGTCCTCCACCTCCGGCAAAGCCTGGTGGACGGAAGATGGGCTTGTCAAACATGGCGAACATGCCCGAGCTTTTGTGGTGACCAACCATGACGTCCTCCTTGAAGAAATCGCCCAAGGGCACGGGGAATATGTCCAGGCCTTCGGGACCATTTTAGGTGTCCCATCTCATTACCAGGCTCACTTTCAGGAATTGATTCAAAACGAGTATCCCGTCCTGGTTGAGATACCCATTTTCCTTGGAGATGATCAATTAAACAGGTTTATCGGTCATGCCAAGCAGGCCGGAATTGATTCTTCGTCCTCAAACCTTTAA
- a CDS encoding DUF4301 family protein, producing the protein MLTPEDHLELIRRGISTFQVESQLQRLRHGVPPITIIRPCQLNDGIVQLRPEHFSQYQQQFEAARQADRVSKFIPASGAATRMFNDLLKYLSQEASPESPSNQTPTLPHAVDQAWTRLQDFPFIPDLEQYLHGQGQPPPTDQHTHDINTILQAVLKTPGLGYAELPKALLSFHRYPEGPRTALEEHIYEAIRYHPNQLNSIKIHLTVSPQYEQAIKTHLHTIQQRLGKQGWKLDCTVSFQKPSTDTVALGSDNQPFRGEDGTLVFRPGGHGALLENLNDHQGDIVFISNIDNVVPDHLKDPIVTWRKALAGYLVELQQQVFHHIAQLSSLPADAKSVHQAEACILQELLLPLPQSYRELALPDQATLLKQYLDRPIRVCGVVPNTGDPGGGPFWVAHPEDAPSRQIVEQSQVNPDSEAQQKLFASGTHFNPVDLVCGVRDFQGNPFNLLEYVDPGTGFIGMKSYQGRPLKALEWPGLWNGGMAHWITIFVEIPRANFNPVKTFLDWLHPAHQPQTNQP; encoded by the coding sequence ATGCTTACACCTGAGGATCATCTTGAGTTAATACGCCGCGGGATTTCCACGTTCCAGGTGGAATCACAACTTCAGCGGTTGCGTCATGGAGTCCCTCCGATCACCATCATTCGTCCATGCCAGTTGAACGATGGTATTGTCCAACTCCGGCCGGAACACTTCTCCCAATACCAACAACAATTTGAAGCGGCCCGTCAGGCGGACCGAGTCAGTAAATTTATTCCTGCATCCGGAGCCGCCACCCGGATGTTCAATGACCTCCTCAAATATTTGTCCCAGGAGGCCTCACCCGAATCCCCTTCAAATCAGACACCCACTCTTCCCCACGCTGTCGATCAGGCTTGGACGCGCTTACAGGATTTCCCGTTTATTCCTGATTTAGAACAGTATCTCCATGGGCAGGGACAACCCCCTCCAACGGATCAGCATACACATGATATCAATACGATTCTTCAAGCGGTCCTGAAGACACCAGGCCTTGGCTATGCCGAATTGCCTAAGGCCCTCCTCTCCTTCCATCGCTATCCGGAAGGTCCCCGAACTGCACTCGAAGAACATATTTACGAAGCCATCAGATATCATCCCAATCAACTAAATTCAATAAAGATTCATTTGACCGTTTCTCCGCAATATGAACAGGCCATTAAAACCCATTTGCATACCATTCAACAGAGGTTGGGAAAACAGGGGTGGAAACTTGATTGCACGGTCTCCTTCCAAAAACCGTCGACCGACACCGTCGCTCTGGGCTCTGATAACCAGCCATTTCGTGGCGAAGATGGCACTCTGGTTTTTCGACCGGGAGGGCATGGTGCGCTATTGGAAAATTTAAATGACCACCAGGGAGACATCGTTTTCATTTCCAATATCGACAACGTCGTCCCCGATCATTTGAAAGATCCGATTGTCACATGGAGAAAGGCATTGGCAGGCTACCTGGTTGAGCTACAACAACAGGTGTTTCACCATATAGCCCAACTCAGCTCGCTCCCCGCAGATGCGAAAAGCGTCCATCAGGCGGAAGCCTGTATCCTGCAAGAACTCCTTCTTCCACTTCCCCAGTCGTATCGAGAATTGGCGCTTCCCGATCAAGCTACATTATTAAAGCAGTATCTAGATCGGCCCATCCGTGTCTGTGGTGTTGTTCCCAATACCGGCGATCCGGGCGGAGGGCCATTTTGGGTTGCGCATCCCGAGGACGCCCCGTCCAGGCAAATCGTCGAGCAATCCCAAGTCAATCCCGATTCTGAAGCCCAACAAAAACTCTTTGCCTCCGGAACACATTTCAATCCGGTTGATCTGGTCTGCGGAGTTCGTGATTTTCAAGGTAATCCTTTTAACCTCCTGGAGTACGTCGATCCCGGAACCGGCTTCATCGGCATGAAATCCTACCAGGGTCGTCCCCTCAAAGCCCTGGAATGGCCAGGCTTGTGGAATGGAGGAATGGCCCATTGGATTACCATCTTCGTAGAAATTCCCCGCGCCAATTTTAATCCCGTCAAAACCTTCCTTGATTGGCTTCACCCCGCCCATCAACCTCAGACAAACCAGCCGTAA
- a CDS encoding inorganic pyrophosphatase, with translation MNEQEFFSPWQNFGFPCKSHPWHGVEIGEEAPLTVTVYVEIVPTDTVKYELDKKSGHLRVDRPQRYSNVCPTLYGLIPQTYCGQSVAALSAECTNRPGLVGDLDPLDICVLTEKSIIHGDVLLQAIPIGGLRMIDGDEADDKIVAVLKGDALHEQWTDIKACPVHFVERLMHYFLTYKDAPGSQKKNCEITHVYGREEAHEVIRRSQQDYAAKYGHLQAQLAKPRHALN, from the coding sequence ATGAACGAACAGGAATTTTTCTCCCCTTGGCAAAATTTTGGATTCCCCTGCAAATCCCATCCGTGGCACGGTGTCGAAATAGGAGAAGAGGCACCACTCACCGTCACGGTCTATGTCGAAATTGTGCCCACGGACACGGTCAAATATGAATTGGATAAAAAGTCCGGCCATTTACGAGTGGACCGGCCCCAGCGCTATTCCAATGTGTGCCCCACGCTGTATGGACTAATTCCTCAAACTTACTGCGGGCAATCTGTCGCAGCACTCAGTGCCGAATGTACCAATCGGCCTGGCCTCGTCGGTGATCTGGATCCATTAGACATTTGCGTTCTGACTGAGAAAAGCATTATCCATGGAGATGTTTTGCTCCAAGCCATTCCGATTGGTGGCTTGCGTATGATCGATGGGGATGAAGCCGATGATAAAATTGTGGCCGTCCTCAAGGGTGATGCGCTCCATGAACAATGGACAGATATCAAAGCCTGTCCGGTCCACTTTGTGGAACGGCTCATGCATTACTTCCTGACTTACAAAGATGCTCCCGGCTCCCAAAAAAAGAATTGCGAAATTACACATGTGTATGGCCGCGAAGAAGCCCATGAGGTCATTCGCCGGAGTCAACAGGATTACGCTGCGAAATATGGACATCTCCAAGCCCAACTCGCCAAACCCCGCCATGCACTTAATTAA
- a CDS encoding HEAT repeat domain-containing protein, with amino-acid sequence MRTWAACGFISIVLLVGLFGSEGFARRTYLDQEQKAQLEAIQTIMIHVLALTERGKVDGTVIENVVKQRLEELGYTVVSNRDAPFDVRVNVKCEEVKKWSGTTRGGGDADHSGAPSRLWKGPACLFSYQLDGRDLGWYKEARTSFEDPGEAAKVAHAPKSGLYAIQQLAERIQEFDFPVMLAAEWGHDARLFKLLNNPQTSNKRKLRILSLLPQVESHDTLPLLKELIQDPELAEEAIVALSSTGSEGIPLLTDIFQTQKDSKIRAAAAKGLGEIGAHTGDPSVTPPMLGYVVENLPHLKSSSDIDFPVLTEVVWSLGKLRNEKSIGPINELQSKIWVIFDNSKEMAELREATSWTYKQIDMDWQVQ; translated from the coding sequence ATGAGGACATGGGCGGCATGTGGATTCATCTCCATAGTATTGCTCGTTGGGCTTTTCGGTTCAGAGGGTTTTGCCCGACGGACGTATCTCGACCAAGAACAAAAGGCGCAACTCGAGGCCATTCAAACGATTATGATTCACGTCCTGGCGTTGACGGAACGGGGCAAAGTCGATGGAACAGTCATTGAAAATGTGGTGAAGCAACGTTTAGAAGAATTGGGCTATACCGTGGTAAGCAATCGCGATGCTCCATTCGATGTAAGGGTAAACGTCAAATGCGAAGAAGTAAAAAAATGGTCGGGAACCACTCGCGGGGGCGGTGATGCGGACCATTCCGGCGCCCCATCCCGTCTCTGGAAAGGCCCGGCCTGTCTCTTTTCCTATCAATTAGATGGACGAGACTTAGGGTGGTACAAAGAAGCACGAACCAGCTTTGAGGATCCGGGCGAAGCCGCTAAGGTCGCTCACGCTCCAAAATCCGGTCTTTATGCGATTCAACAATTAGCCGAACGGATTCAAGAATTTGATTTTCCTGTTATGCTCGCTGCGGAATGGGGGCATGATGCCCGCCTGTTCAAGCTACTCAATAACCCCCAGACGTCAAATAAACGCAAGTTAAGAATTTTATCCCTGCTGCCTCAAGTGGAATCTCACGATACCCTGCCTCTATTAAAAGAACTCATTCAGGATCCTGAACTGGCAGAAGAGGCCATCGTTGCGCTTTCCAGCACGGGGAGCGAAGGCATTCCCCTCTTAACGGATATTTTTCAAACCCAGAAAGACTCGAAGATTCGAGCGGCCGCAGCTAAAGGATTAGGTGAAATTGGTGCCCATACCGGAGACCCTTCAGTCACCCCGCCAATGCTTGGTTATGTGGTTGAAAACCTCCCCCACCTTAAATCATCTTCGGACATCGATTTCCCGGTTCTGACAGAGGTCGTGTGGAGCTTGGGCAAACTGCGAAATGAAAAGTCTATCGGGCCGATTAATGAGCTACAAAGCAAAATCTGGGTGATTTTTGACAATTCGAAAGAAATGGCTGAGTTACGCGAGGCCACGAGCTGGACCTATAAACAAATCGATATGGATTGGCAGGTTCAGTAG
- the acs gene encoding acetate--CoA ligase, with protein sequence MSENIETLQRSTRVIPPSPDVTANAHIQDYESAYKQSIANPEKFWDGIAKELHWFSPWNKVLEWNYPWAKWFVGGTCNIAYNCLDRHVQTWRKNKVAVIWVGEEGQERILTYGELYRQVNKCANALKSLGLNKGDRVTIYLPKIPEQIVAMLACARIGVIHTVVYSGFSATALAARIEACEARVVITADVGYDRSRKIPLKPVVDEAVAKCPTVEKVIVVQREQSASPLQAPKELDWEAWLKDQSPKCDAEQLDSETPLYILYTSGTTGKPKGVVHAHGGYMVGTYITTKYVFDLKDEDVYFCVADPGWVTGHSYIVYGPLLNGATILTAEGKPDYPNPGRWWDLIERYGVSIFYTTPTAIRLLMKFGEDWPKKYDLSSLKILGSVGEPINPEAWEWFHRVTGGTKPIMDTWWQTETGMIMVTPLPCVPLKPGSATRGFLGIEADVMDRKGNTVEHGGGFAVIKKPWPSMMRTIYNEPDRYLLYWNTIPGVYTAGDVCHKDEDGYLWFMGRADDVVKVAGNRIGTAEVESALVSHEAVVEAAVIGKPHPTAGEQIKAFVILKQGQQETPDLIKSLQDHVLGELGKIAVPREIEIVPSLPKTRSGKIMRRVLKAKELGQDPGDISTLEE encoded by the coding sequence ATGAGTGAAAATATTGAAACACTGCAACGATCAACCCGGGTTATTCCTCCCTCACCCGACGTCACCGCTAACGCCCATATTCAAGATTATGAAAGCGCCTACAAGCAGTCCATTGCGAATCCTGAAAAATTCTGGGACGGCATTGCCAAGGAACTCCACTGGTTTTCCCCCTGGAATAAAGTCCTGGAGTGGAACTATCCCTGGGCCAAATGGTTCGTGGGAGGTACCTGCAATATTGCCTATAACTGTCTCGATCGCCATGTCCAAACCTGGCGAAAAAACAAAGTGGCCGTCATCTGGGTCGGAGAAGAAGGCCAGGAACGAATTCTGACTTATGGCGAGTTATACCGGCAGGTCAACAAGTGCGCCAATGCCCTCAAAAGCCTGGGCCTCAACAAGGGCGACCGGGTGACCATCTATCTTCCGAAAATCCCCGAGCAAATTGTGGCCATGCTGGCCTGCGCTCGCATCGGAGTGATCCATACGGTGGTGTATTCGGGTTTTAGTGCCACAGCATTAGCGGCTCGCATAGAGGCATGCGAAGCGCGGGTGGTCATCACCGCGGATGTGGGGTATGACCGCAGTCGGAAAATTCCCCTCAAACCGGTCGTCGATGAAGCCGTTGCCAAATGCCCGACCGTGGAAAAAGTCATCGTGGTTCAGCGGGAACAATCAGCCTCCCCTCTACAAGCCCCGAAAGAATTGGATTGGGAAGCCTGGCTCAAAGACCAATCTCCAAAATGTGATGCCGAACAGCTTGATTCCGAAACTCCGCTCTACATTCTCTATACCTCAGGAACCACGGGGAAACCTAAAGGGGTCGTTCACGCTCATGGCGGCTATATGGTGGGCACTTACATCACGACCAAATATGTCTTCGACCTTAAAGACGAAGATGTCTATTTTTGTGTGGCGGATCCGGGGTGGGTCACCGGCCATAGTTATATCGTCTATGGACCGCTCTTAAACGGAGCCACGATTTTAACGGCAGAAGGCAAACCCGATTATCCCAATCCCGGGCGCTGGTGGGATCTCATTGAACGCTATGGCGTCTCGATTTTCTATACCACTCCAACGGCCATTCGGCTGCTCATGAAATTTGGAGAAGACTGGCCGAAAAAATACGACCTCTCCTCCCTCAAGATTTTAGGGTCGGTGGGTGAACCGATCAATCCGGAAGCTTGGGAATGGTTCCATCGGGTGACCGGTGGAACCAAACCCATCATGGATACCTGGTGGCAGACGGAAACCGGCATGATCATGGTCACACCCCTCCCCTGCGTTCCGCTCAAACCAGGCTCTGCCACCCGTGGGTTTCTAGGCATCGAAGCGGATGTCATGGACCGCAAAGGCAACACGGTGGAGCATGGGGGTGGTTTTGCCGTCATTAAAAAACCCTGGCCATCGATGATGCGTACCATCTATAACGAGCCGGACCGCTATCTCCTGTATTGGAATACCATCCCCGGTGTCTACACCGCCGGCGACGTCTGCCATAAAGATGAAGATGGCTACCTGTGGTTTATGGGCCGGGCGGATGATGTCGTGAAAGTCGCCGGGAACCGGATCGGTACCGCAGAAGTCGAAAGCGCCCTCGTCAGCCATGAAGCGGTGGTGGAAGCCGCCGTTATCGGCAAACCGCATCCGACCGCCGGAGAACAAATCAAAGCCTTTGTCATCCTTAAGCAAGGGCAGCAGGAAACGCCCGATCTCATCAAAAGCTTGCAGGATCATGTTTTAGGGGAATTAGGCAAGATCGCCGTCCCCCGGGAAATTGAAATTGTCCCGTCGCTTCCCAAAACCCGTTCCGGGAAAATCATGCGCCGCGTCCTAAAGGCCAAGGAGCTCGGACAGGATCCCGGAGACATCTCAACACTCGAGGAGTAA
- a CDS encoding HEAT repeat domain-containing protein → MTRWPVFLIFAILCVGAIESEARRIHLTPEQKTQLERAQTVLVEVLALTEKGTYDPGPLVATVKARLEDIGYMVTTDRSQPHDVAVKVKCEEAKTSTGTSPTGGDVELADAPDRLWKGPACLLTYFLQNNDLQWKKEVRTTFADARQAAQKAEVDDAGAYAMDQLNQRLAEYDFPVMLSAEWGQIDRLLKMLDDPNTPKLRKVKILSVLSDVHAEEALPQLTKLLESTDLQQETINALSGAGGHSIPLLIDLFQTSRQSSIRAEAAKALGDIAAKTGDPRPIPPLVRYVSTLLPQLKTSEDIDFPVLTEVVWAIGKQRWEGSLKPMRELQQKIWVIFDNSEKMAELREATSWTYKQIDLDGHLS, encoded by the coding sequence ATGACACGCTGGCCTGTTTTTCTCATTTTCGCAATTTTGTGTGTCGGGGCCATTGAATCCGAGGCACGCCGAATTCACCTCACACCAGAGCAAAAAACGCAATTAGAGAGGGCTCAGACCGTGTTGGTGGAGGTCCTTGCCCTCACGGAAAAAGGAACGTATGACCCCGGTCCCCTGGTGGCCACGGTCAAGGCGCGCTTGGAAGACATTGGGTATATGGTCACCACGGACCGTTCCCAGCCGCACGATGTGGCAGTGAAAGTTAAATGTGAAGAGGCTAAAACCTCGACCGGCACCTCCCCCACCGGAGGAGACGTAGAACTGGCTGATGCCCCTGACCGACTCTGGAAAGGGCCGGCTTGTCTCTTGACGTATTTTCTCCAAAACAATGATTTGCAATGGAAAAAAGAGGTACGCACGACATTTGCCGATGCCAGACAGGCTGCTCAAAAGGCAGAGGTTGACGATGCCGGAGCCTATGCAATGGACCAGCTCAACCAACGGCTCGCGGAATATGACTTCCCTGTTATGCTCTCGGCCGAATGGGGTCAAATCGATCGTCTGCTCAAAATGTTGGATGATCCCAACACGCCTAAACTCCGGAAGGTGAAAATTCTTTCCGTCCTTAGCGACGTGCATGCCGAGGAGGCACTGCCGCAACTGACCAAACTTCTCGAGTCCACCGACTTGCAGCAAGAAACTATTAATGCGCTTTCAGGCGCTGGAGGACATTCCATTCCTTTGCTCATCGATTTATTCCAAACCAGCCGGCAGTCAAGCATACGAGCCGAAGCGGCAAAAGCCTTGGGGGATATTGCGGCCAAAACAGGAGACCCCCGTCCGATTCCCCCTTTAGTACGGTATGTGTCTACGCTATTACCGCAATTAAAAACTTCGGAAGATATAGATTTTCCTGTTCTTACTGAAGTGGTCTGGGCAATTGGCAAACAACGATGGGAGGGTTCCCTAAAACCCATGAGAGAGCTTCAGCAAAAGATTTGGGTGATTTTTGACAATTCGGAAAAAATGGCCGAACTGCGGGAGGCTACGAGTTGGACCTATAAACAAATAGACTTGGATGGCCATCTCAGTTAA
- the hypB gene encoding hydrogenase nickel incorporation protein HypB codes for MCTTCGCSDSANPRVTNLQAGHTDKTIHSHSDHSHSHNAHDHGHHHHEHELDTHHDHQQEHETTVHLEQAILAKNDRLAERNRGWFLGRNIVALNLVSSPGSGKTTLLERTIHDLKDAMPISVIEGDQETQFDAERIRKAGCPVIQINTGAGCHLEADMLARGLESLQPPSNSLVLIENVGNLVCPALFDLGEQAKVVVLSVTEGEDKPLKYPHMFQHASVMILNKIDLLPHLTFDVATCLEFAHKVNPNLQVFQVSATTGKGLHHWYDWVTAQINASNRQVFANGQCIGARVSGGNGTCDRGRSRGGGLHTPDQKLFGGEHA; via the coding sequence ATGTGTACGACCTGCGGATGCTCTGATTCAGCCAATCCAAGAGTGACAAACTTGCAAGCCGGGCATACCGATAAAACCATCCATTCTCATTCCGATCACTCTCATTCCCATAATGCCCATGATCATGGGCACCACCATCACGAGCATGAGCTTGATACTCACCATGACCATCAACAGGAACACGAAACCACGGTTCACCTGGAACAAGCCATTTTAGCGAAAAATGATCGCCTGGCTGAACGAAATCGTGGATGGTTTCTCGGCAGAAATATTGTGGCCCTCAATCTCGTGAGTTCGCCGGGCTCAGGTAAAACGACCCTACTCGAACGCACGATTCATGATTTGAAAGATGCCATGCCCATTTCGGTGATCGAGGGGGACCAGGAAACCCAATTTGATGCCGAGCGCATACGAAAAGCGGGGTGCCCGGTCATACAAATTAATACCGGAGCCGGGTGCCATTTAGAAGCCGACATGTTGGCACGAGGCCTGGAATCGCTGCAGCCTCCATCCAATTCACTCGTATTGATTGAAAATGTCGGCAATCTGGTCTGTCCTGCATTATTTGATTTAGGGGAACAGGCAAAAGTCGTGGTTCTTTCCGTCACAGAAGGGGAAGACAAGCCGTTAAAGTATCCGCACATGTTTCAACATGCCAGCGTCATGATCCTGAATAAAATCGACCTTTTGCCTCATCTCACCTTTGATGTCGCAACATGCCTGGAATTTGCTCATAAGGTGAATCCTAATCTTCAGGTGTTTCAGGTTTCGGCCACGACTGGCAAGGGTCTTCATCACTGGTATGACTGGGTGACTGCACAGATCAACGCTTCAAACCGGCAGGTGTTCGCTAATGGTCAGTGTATTGGGGCTCGGGTTTCTGGTGGGAATGGGACATGCGATCGAGGCCGATCACGCGGCGGCGGTCTCCACACTCCCGACCAAAAACTATTCGGTGGCGAACACGCTTAA
- a CDS encoding penicillin-binding protein activator LpoB: MTRVDPGVVTDFSGRWNDTDSKLVAEAMMKEMVSRPWLENFTNQHNRVPTVIVGTILNKSHEHIDVGTFVTDLEREMTNSQRVLFVASQRDRDEIRQERQEQAVHAREDTQKRPGQELGADFMMKGTISTIVDESDGVKGIYYQVDLDLINVETNVKSWYGQKKIKKVVERKRLLF; this comes from the coding sequence GTGACCAGAGTAGACCCCGGGGTCGTCACCGATTTTAGTGGTCGGTGGAATGATACGGACTCAAAGTTAGTGGCCGAAGCCATGATGAAGGAAATGGTGAGCAGGCCCTGGTTGGAAAACTTTACGAATCAACACAATCGAGTCCCGACGGTGATTGTCGGGACGATCCTCAATAAAAGCCATGAGCATATTGATGTGGGCACCTTTGTGACGGACTTGGAACGGGAAATGACTAATTCCCAACGAGTGCTATTTGTGGCAAGTCAACGGGATCGCGATGAAATTCGTCAGGAACGACAAGAGCAAGCGGTTCATGCCAGGGAAGATACCCAGAAACGCCCCGGGCAGGAACTGGGGGCTGATTTTATGATGAAGGGCACGATTAGTACTATCGTGGATGAATCTGATGGGGTCAAAGGAATTTATTATCAGGTTGATTTAGATCTCATCAATGTTGAGACGAATGTGAAATCCTGGTACGGACAGAAAAAAATCAAAAAAGTCGTCGAGCGGAAACGGCTCCTCTTTTAA
- a CDS encoding LPP20 family lipoprotein, with product MNILRIVIWSGVCILAGGCAWFGRETPPEWIMSPHQSYPAERYLTGIGEAESREQAEKRAYAAVARVFSAQVNTKSMDHETYSIQESGGGSQTRRELQLDQRTQVTTSKALENVQILDLWYQPSTRHFWALAGLDRQQAEKAILERLQEWDTKIENMMHQGRTHPQKIQRIRGYKEAMILLADRDALNTDLRVIRTSGDSLPPSYRIPQVQREFMDFVAQNLVISVAIEGEFHEDIERAILEGLKQEGLLGRPADSKSSEIADLAIVGQGQFWTVNLPDPLFKYVRWCGDIDIYENPSHRLIGVISETGREGHVTEKEARIRASKVMQEVISKEIARLLTRSVFSVEPDPSLSQRVPNACSH from the coding sequence ATGAATATCCTGAGAATAGTGATATGGAGTGGAGTATGCATCCTAGCCGGAGGCTGTGCCTGGTTTGGCAGGGAGACTCCGCCTGAATGGATCATGTCGCCTCACCAATCATACCCCGCTGAACGATATCTGACCGGTATTGGAGAAGCCGAATCCCGTGAGCAAGCTGAAAAAAGGGCGTATGCCGCCGTTGCCAGAGTATTTTCTGCGCAGGTGAACACCAAATCGATGGACCATGAAACGTATTCCATTCAAGAGTCCGGGGGGGGGAGTCAAACTCGACGGGAGTTACAACTCGACCAACGGACACAGGTGACGACCAGCAAAGCCCTGGAAAATGTGCAGATATTGGACCTCTGGTATCAGCCGTCTACCAGACATTTTTGGGCTTTGGCGGGCCTCGACCGGCAACAAGCTGAGAAAGCCATTCTGGAACGTTTACAGGAATGGGATACGAAGATTGAGAATATGATGCATCAAGGCCGAACGCATCCTCAGAAAATTCAACGCATCCGAGGCTACAAAGAGGCCATGATTTTATTAGCTGATCGGGATGCCCTCAATACAGATCTCCGGGTGATCCGTACCAGTGGAGACAGTCTGCCACCGTCTTATCGTATCCCACAGGTCCAACGTGAATTCATGGATTTTGTTGCCCAAAATTTGGTTATTTCGGTAGCAATTGAGGGAGAATTCCATGAGGACATTGAACGGGCGATCTTGGAGGGGCTTAAGCAGGAAGGCTTATTAGGCCGTCCCGCCGATTCAAAGTCCTCGGAGATTGCGGATCTGGCTATTGTTGGGCAAGGACAATTTTGGACCGTGAATTTACCGGATCCCTTGTTCAAATATGTGCGATGGTGTGGCGATATCGATATCTATGAAAATCCTTCTCATCGACTTATCGGGGTGATTTCGGAGACGGGGCGGGAAGGGCATGTGACCGAAAAGGAAGCACGGATTCGTGCCAGCAAAGTCATGCAGGAAGTCATCTCCAAAGAAATCGCCCGTCTGCTCACTCGATCCGTGTTCAGTGTCGAACCGGATCCGTCACTGAGTCAGAGAGTTCCCAACGCCTGTTCTCACTAA